One genomic region from Evansella sp. LMS18 encodes:
- a CDS encoding DMT family transporter: MHKFALLLIILGAALWGSIGIFVQALYDLGFTPIEVVTIRVTVAFIFLMVYVLIKDAKAMKIKWKHFPFFIGTGIFSIVLFNWAYFTAIQEMNLSVAAVLLYTGPVFVTILARIFFKELLTKQKIAALFTTFIGCIFVIGLFPLNTGTLSFYGIMVGLISGFGYALYSIFGKAALSSYSSLTTTTYTFLVASAALLPTTGLFTKGLEVWNAEVLWYSIGLGLLPTVVAYLLYTTGLHYVESSKASIASTIEPVVAALIGVFIFHDVLGGWQTFGMLLVISAVFLINIKGKQPAPMKPLEKSGTGV, from the coding sequence ATGCATAAGTTCGCATTACTATTAATAATACTTGGAGCCGCTCTCTGGGGATCCATCGGGATATTCGTTCAGGCACTATATGACTTAGGTTTTACCCCTATTGAAGTTGTCACAATCCGGGTTACTGTCGCTTTTATCTTCCTGATGGTTTACGTGTTGATCAAAGACGCAAAAGCAATGAAAATCAAATGGAAGCACTTCCCGTTTTTTATAGGGACCGGGATATTCAGCATTGTCCTTTTTAACTGGGCTTACTTTACCGCCATCCAGGAAATGAACTTATCTGTCGCGGCTGTCCTTTTATATACAGGTCCTGTTTTTGTTACAATTCTTGCCAGGATATTCTTTAAGGAACTTCTGACAAAACAGAAAATAGCTGCTTTATTTACCACGTTTATTGGCTGTATTTTTGTAATCGGTTTATTTCCATTAAATACTGGCACGTTATCATTTTACGGAATTATGGTAGGTCTGATCTCCGGCTTTGGATACGCGCTGTACAGCATATTTGGGAAAGCGGCGCTTTCTTCGTATTCATCTCTTACGACGACGACGTATACTTTTCTCGTTGCTTCGGCTGCACTCCTTCCTACAACCGGCCTATTTACAAAAGGCCTGGAAGTATGGAATGCTGAAGTTCTCTGGTACAGCATTGGACTCGGGCTCCTTCCTACCGTAGTTGCTTACTTACTCTATACCACGGGACTTCACTATGTGGAATCAAGTAAAGCTTCCATCGCTTCTACAATCGAACCGGTAGTTGCCGCCCTGATCGGTGTATTCATTTTCCATGATGTCCTCGGTGGCTGGCAGACGTTTGGCATGCTTCTTGTCATTTCAGCTGTTTTCCTGATTAACATAAAAGGAAAGCAGCCTGCTCCAATGAAACCATTGGAAAAAAGCGGTACGGGGGTATAA
- a CDS encoding STAS domain-containing protein, with protein MRKWEKLQYETTAVLNSFTDNVFIADTDLKLVWMNEAAEKLISKFTHHIKVSDPEELIGIDLTKMHGKETRFLRVMTMHDLPYRATINIFDGYVADIVISNLETKEGDHYGYLLFWRDVTTEEKRKERDRALIEELSTPVLPSIMDNILFVPLIGNFDESRLEHLKETVLHEVVRRGADYLIFDMSGIRAIENNSMIAQFHNFNETVALTGVETYFVGFTRELVKSFIAGGVKVESKSFPHYRQAVLHILKQQGMELKKAAVKDKNKDRKNNIE; from the coding sequence TTGCGAAAATGGGAAAAGCTCCAGTATGAAACAACGGCAGTGCTGAACTCTTTTACAGATAACGTGTTTATAGCAGATACAGATTTAAAGTTGGTCTGGATGAATGAAGCTGCAGAAAAGCTTATCAGTAAATTCACCCATCATATTAAAGTATCTGACCCTGAAGAATTAATCGGGATAGATCTGACAAAGATGCATGGTAAGGAAACAAGGTTTCTGCGAGTCATGACAATGCATGATCTCCCATACAGAGCGACGATTAATATTTTTGATGGTTATGTTGCTGATATTGTAATCAGCAATCTCGAAACGAAAGAAGGGGACCACTATGGTTATTTGTTGTTCTGGAGGGATGTCACCACCGAAGAGAAAAGAAAAGAAAGGGACCGGGCTTTAATTGAAGAGTTGTCCACCCCTGTTCTTCCAAGCATTATGGATAATATACTTTTCGTACCGCTTATCGGTAATTTTGATGAGAGCAGATTGGAGCATTTAAAGGAAACTGTCCTTCATGAAGTAGTGAGAAGAGGAGCGGACTATTTAATTTTTGATATGTCAGGAATCAGGGCAATTGAAAATAACTCTATGATCGCACAGTTCCATAATTTTAATGAAACAGTGGCACTTACAGGAGTGGAAACTTATTTTGTAGGGTTTACAAGGGAACTTGTAAAATCGTTTATCGCCGGGGGCGTGAAAGTAGAATCAAAGTCTTTTCCCCATTATCGCCAGGCAGTACTCCATATACTGAAGCAACAGGGAATGGAACTGAAAAAAGCAGCGGTTAAGGATAAAAATAAGGACAGAAAGAACAATATTGAATAA
- a CDS encoding NAD(P)H-dependent oxidoreductase yields the protein MNHLIIFMHPDKNSFNGALLKEYKNSLLELGNTVTVRHLYEENFQPLLTQKEYDYSLKENYLPDIKKEHEEIEKADVISFIFPFWWGGFPASGKGYIDRVFSYGFAYKLKGESPIPLLSGKRAVLIFTTGTPEEEMHESGMYGNFIDLIEKSIFNFCGIDLEKTVHFGDVIQCKEEEREKMLRRVRETAKSLSSH from the coding sequence ATGAATCATCTGATCATATTTATGCATCCTGACAAAAACAGTTTTAACGGAGCGCTGTTAAAAGAATATAAAAATAGCCTCCTTGAACTGGGAAACACTGTAACCGTAAGGCATCTGTATGAAGAGAATTTTCAGCCTCTTTTAACTCAAAAAGAGTATGATTATAGTTTAAAAGAAAATTACTTGCCTGATATAAAAAAAGAACACGAAGAAATAGAGAAGGCAGATGTTATCTCATTTATATTTCCTTTCTGGTGGGGCGGTTTTCCGGCTTCAGGCAAGGGATATATTGACCGTGTTTTTTCTTATGGCTTTGCATACAAGCTTAAAGGAGAGTCACCCATCCCATTACTGTCGGGAAAGAGGGCAGTTCTTATTTTTACCACGGGCACTCCTGAAGAAGAAATGCACGAATCGGGAATGTATGGCAACTTTATAGACCTGATAGAAAAAAGTATCTTTAATTTCTGCGGTATAGACCTGGAAAAGACAGTCCACTTTGGAGATGTTATTCAATGCAAAGAAGAGGAACGTGAAAAAATGCTCAGGAGGGTGAGAGAAACTGCAAAAAGCCTTTCCAGCCATTGA
- a CDS encoding FixH family protein: MKNIVYLLTILIMVTAAATGCSSANALGNTDIQLKNAGETYPTKEFITYEVILQDKDGEAVSPETVYLYMNMERMHHPMEGKMKETEPGKFAIELPLAMEGEWYAIVTISEGENEVEKQFEIFGEGEMEPELLKGYNADEAENGD, from the coding sequence ATGAAGAATATCGTCTATTTATTGACAATTTTAATTATGGTTACAGCTGCTGCAACTGGATGCAGCAGCGCAAACGCTCTGGGAAATACGGATATTCAGCTGAAGAATGCAGGGGAAACGTATCCGACGAAGGAGTTTATTACCTATGAGGTTATTCTGCAGGATAAGGATGGGGAAGCAGTTTCTCCTGAGACGGTGTATCTCTATATGAATATGGAGAGGATGCACCATCCCATGGAAGGTAAGATGAAAGAAACGGAACCTGGAAAGTTTGCGATTGAACTTCCACTTGCTATGGAAGGGGAATGGTATGCAATTGTCACCATCTCAGAAGGGGAGAACGAAGTGGAAAAACAGTTTGAGATTTTTGGAGAAGGTGAAATGGAACCTGAACTGCTTAAAGGGTATAATGCAGATGAAGCAGAAAACGGAGATTAA
- a CDS encoding redoxin family protein: MANKIGILLIIFIAAGMGYTAYSYFFTGDSGDLTTVERIDGNEPIQLDEFIGQKKTILQFVAVPCECCSYSMPFIQEFVRNQDEIEVITIVFYGREKEILDKFTNEYEAEHLWGTDLDRSLANHYGVSVSPTYVFFDEEGNILGTHPYIIGTGEELGERYNDAYDEYHGEGA, from the coding sequence ATGGCTAATAAAATCGGTATATTATTAATCATTTTCATTGCTGCAGGTATGGGATATACTGCTTATTCTTATTTTTTCACCGGCGACTCGGGGGATCTTACTACAGTGGAACGTATTGATGGCAATGAACCGATTCAGCTTGACGAATTCATCGGGCAGAAGAAAACCATCCTGCAGTTCGTAGCCGTTCCATGTGAATGCTGCAGCTATTCCATGCCATTTATCCAGGAGTTTGTCAGAAATCAGGATGAGATTGAAGTTATAACTATCGTATTTTACGGAAGAGAAAAAGAGATTCTCGATAAATTCACTAATGAGTACGAAGCAGAGCATTTATGGGGCACTGATCTGGACAGAAGCCTTGCAAACCATTACGGCGTTTCTGTTTCCCCAACTTATGTCTTTTTCGATGAGGAAGGAAACATACTTGGCACCCATCCATACATTATCGGAACAGGCGAGGAACTAGGGGAAAGATATAATGATGCTTACGACGAGTACCACGGCGAAGGGGCATAA
- a CDS encoding cytochrome c biogenesis CcdA family protein — MDILFAFAAGVLSFTSACILPLIPSYIAVITGLTVTELKSTEKLERFKILPRSAAFVIGLIIPLIIIGMGATTIGGFFTPAFSDFLSQLLGFIVIIFGLHLLGLLNIRFLQREIRFNKVFQRKGGLFTTGLMGMAFGFGWTPCIGPMLSSILILAADSETVWQGGGLLLVYGAGLGLPFILIGFASASSLKLLRFLQKHVKILSTISGILLLLLGILLITGNMAYITPGI; from the coding sequence ATGGACATATTGTTCGCTTTCGCAGCTGGTGTCCTGTCTTTTACCTCGGCTTGCATATTGCCGTTAATTCCTAGTTATATAGCTGTTATAACCGGGTTGACAGTCACAGAGCTTAAAAGTACAGAGAAACTGGAACGTTTTAAAATTCTCCCAAGGTCAGCAGCGTTCGTAATCGGACTGATTATACCTTTGATAATAATAGGAATGGGAGCAACCACCATCGGAGGATTTTTCACACCGGCTTTTTCGGATTTCCTTTCACAGCTTCTTGGTTTTATAGTTATCATTTTCGGTCTGCATCTCCTTGGGTTGCTGAATATTCGTTTCCTTCAGCGGGAGATACGTTTTAACAAGGTCTTTCAGAGAAAAGGGGGTTTATTCACAACCGGGTTAATGGGAATGGCCTTTGGCTTCGGGTGGACTCCATGCATCGGACCTATGCTCAGTTCAATTTTAATACTTGCTGCCGATTCTGAGACAGTGTGGCAAGGGGGTGGTTTGCTTCTTGTTTATGGCGCCGGTCTTGGTCTGCCTTTCATTCTCATTGGATTTGCAAGCGCTTCGAGCCTTAAGCTCCTACGCTTCCTGCAAAAACATGTAAAAATACTTTCCACAATCAGCGGAATACTCCTGCTGCTCCTTGGTATTCTTCTCATAACCGGCAATATGGCGTATATCACTCCGGGAATATAG
- a CDS encoding phosphatase PAP2 family protein, which yields MEKREKYGRGEKDLRELEVEILRSFTNLQNPVLDYFAWFLTFLGNEEFYFIILPFVFWCISKGFGIRLLYVFIISVYINSFIKVLTAVTRPINVEGVNSLFIDSAEVGSHYPHDSFPSGHAQGSATLWGFIAYKVNRRNVWLALGLLVLLISLARLYTGVHWPLDIIVGIAIAVIVITVYHFVEKGLSGLGDIWKITLAVIVPVIMILLFPHSEGYSYGGFLLGAGLGYFLEKKYVSMKIPFSWGRKITAYIIGAAGLFALQAGLKLVLPEADIFSAVRYAVMGLWGIWLAPYLFVKTGLYKRS from the coding sequence ATGGAAAAGAGAGAAAAATATGGAAGGGGAGAAAAGGATTTGAGGGAGCTGGAGGTCGAGATTTTAAGAAGTTTTACTAACCTGCAAAATCCCGTACTTGATTATTTTGCATGGTTTCTCACTTTTTTAGGAAACGAGGAATTTTATTTTATTATTCTTCCTTTTGTTTTCTGGTGTATTTCTAAAGGATTCGGTATCAGGCTTTTATATGTTTTTATTATTTCGGTATATATTAATTCATTTATAAAAGTACTTACGGCAGTAACACGGCCGATTAACGTTGAAGGAGTCAATTCTTTATTTATCGACTCTGCGGAAGTAGGGTCCCACTATCCTCATGACAGTTTTCCAAGCGGGCATGCCCAAGGCTCTGCGACGTTATGGGGGTTCATCGCATACAAAGTAAACAGACGAAATGTGTGGCTCGCCCTTGGTTTGCTTGTTTTGTTAATTTCTTTAGCGCGGCTGTACACCGGAGTGCACTGGCCTCTTGATATCATAGTGGGCATCGCCATAGCCGTCATTGTTATCACAGTTTATCACTTTGTTGAAAAAGGTCTAAGCGGCTTGGGCGATATTTGGAAAATCACTCTCGCTGTAATCGTACCTGTCATTATGATTCTTTTGTTTCCACATTCTGAAGGTTATTCGTACGGAGGGTTCCTGCTCGGTGCCGGGCTTGGTTATTTCCTGGAGAAAAAATATGTCTCTATGAAAATTCCGTTTTCATGGGGCAGAAAAATTACTGCGTATATTATTGGAGCCGCCGGTCTTTTTGCCTTGCAGGCTGGCTTGAAACTGGTGCTGCCAGAAGCAGATATTTTCAGCGCTGTCCGTTATGCAGTAATGGGACTCTGGGGTATATGGCTAGCTCCGTACTTGTTCGTAAAAACCGGCCTTTATAAGCGCAGCTGA
- a CDS encoding PCYCGC motif-containing (lipo)protein, which yields MQKLFVCLAAFSMFLLLAAGCSTEEAAETAADEYNFPEYVMEAAHPGAVDAYKYAVENGEYLEYIPCYCNCYVEPFNHQNVKDCFINNENLDSETLVYDPHGAGUGICIDIALDVQDMKEDGKPLTEIREYIDETYSIYADPTDTPYPPEDM from the coding sequence ATGCAAAAACTTTTCGTATGCCTTGCTGCCTTTAGTATGTTTCTTCTGCTGGCTGCCGGGTGCAGTACGGAAGAAGCAGCTGAAACAGCGGCTGATGAATATAATTTTCCCGAGTATGTAATGGAGGCAGCTCACCCGGGTGCTGTAGATGCCTATAAATATGCAGTGGAAAACGGGGAATATCTGGAATACATCCCATGCTACTGTAATTGCTATGTAGAACCGTTCAACCACCAAAACGTGAAAGACTGCTTTATAAATAATGAGAATTTGGACAGCGAAACACTCGTATACGATCCTCATGGTGCCGGCTGAGGAATCTGTATAGATATTGCACTGGATGTGCAAGACATGAAAGAGGACGGTAAGCCTTTAACTGAGATCAGGGAATATATTGATGAAACTTATTCCATTTATGCGGATCCAACCGATACACCTTACCCGCCTGAAGATATGTAA
- a CDS encoding 4a-hydroxytetrahydrobiopterin dehydratase — protein sequence MVLTAEEVEASLYDSEGWDAEDGKWIKKEYEFRSFRKAISFVNEIAKLAQDRQHHPKISIDRRRVQIKLSTMDKQGLTQKDFESAYAYDRTYEKYI from the coding sequence ATGGTATTAACTGCCGAAGAAGTAGAAGCAAGTTTGTATGACTCAGAAGGCTGGGACGCGGAAGACGGAAAATGGATAAAAAAGGAGTACGAATTCAGGAGCTTCAGAAAAGCCATCAGCTTTGTGAATGAAATTGCAAAACTTGCCCAGGACCGGCAGCATCATCCCAAAATTTCAATCGACCGCAGAAGAGTTCAGATTAAGCTCAGTACCATGGATAAACAAGGATTAACTCAAAAAGACTTTGAATCTGCTTACGCTTATGACCGTACATATGAGAAATATATTTAA
- a CDS encoding DUF1659 domain-containing protein, translating to MGDLTSTRLSVVYIADYTTDGDPVFKVRQFRNILPQASNENLFNAAVAISSLQQHELHRVERNNSYELAE from the coding sequence ATGGGAGACCTCACATCTACCCGGCTGTCTGTAGTGTATATTGCGGATTACACAACTGACGGCGACCCTGTTTTTAAAGTAAGGCAGTTCAGAAACATTCTTCCTCAGGCTTCAAATGAAAATTTGTTTAACGCAGCTGTAGCAATTTCTTCTTTACAGCAGCACGAGCTCCACAGAGTGGAGCGAAACAACAGTTACGAACTCGCTGAATAG
- a CDS encoding DUF2922 domain-containing protein, with translation MAKKLELLFLNQGGKSVILSVDDPAEPVNEQAVETAMDEIISNNVFTSREGAFVKKRGARLVERTVQNFEFED, from the coding sequence ATGGCAAAAAAACTTGAACTTCTTTTCCTTAACCAGGGTGGAAAAAGTGTAATACTTTCTGTTGATGATCCTGCTGAGCCTGTGAACGAACAGGCTGTTGAAACAGCAATGGATGAAATTATCAGCAACAATGTCTTCACATCCCGGGAAGGAGCCTTTGTAAAAAAGCGTGGTGCCAGATTAGTTGAACGCACAGTTCAAAACTTTGAGTTTGAAGATTAA
- a CDS encoding YvrJ family protein, with protein sequence MELWPALIGEYGFPVAVTFYLLYRIEKKLDQLNHSVLYLAKLYQRDAGFHTADPAPVPEWPVHPGGKQKVNMEK encoded by the coding sequence ATGGAATTATGGCCAGCCCTTATAGGAGAATATGGTTTTCCTGTCGCTGTAACTTTTTATTTGCTCTACAGAATTGAAAAGAAACTCGATCAGTTAAACCATTCTGTTCTTTACCTGGCAAAACTTTATCAGCGTGATGCTGGTTTTCATACAGCTGATCCTGCCCCTGTCCCCGAGTGGCCCGTCCATCCTGGGGGCAAGCAGAAAGTGAACATGGAAAAATAA
- a CDS encoding class I SAM-dependent methyltransferase, whose product MSKYTEMLAAYGVTNAHPGGGDFTDQLLKRLSVNEGMEVVEIGCGIGDTAKKLACSNKAKVTAIDMNRKMIEKARKRHAGVQGITWIEGCFMELNFPDKQFDLIIGESVLSFMDLENCLEKFSGLLKPGGKVCMLEPVYSGGLPEEILQEYKSFYGFKSLLSENEWKKLFSKYQFTSKDILYGEDITGEPEEEGTIPEFVLDMQLQQEHIETLEKHMELTNKYLAYFDYAYFIFEKG is encoded by the coding sequence ATGAGTAAATATACGGAAATGCTTGCTGCATACGGAGTGACTAACGCCCATCCCGGGGGAGGAGATTTTACCGACCAACTGCTCAAACGGTTATCTGTAAACGAAGGTATGGAGGTTGTGGAAATAGGCTGTGGTATAGGAGATACAGCAAAAAAACTTGCCTGCAGCAATAAGGCTAAAGTAACGGCCATTGACATGAACCGAAAAATGATCGAAAAAGCCAGGAAAAGACATGCAGGTGTTCAAGGGATAACATGGATAGAAGGCTGCTTTATGGAGCTGAATTTCCCGGACAAACAGTTTGACCTAATTATTGGAGAATCTGTTCTCTCCTTCATGGATTTGGAAAACTGCTTAGAAAAATTCTCCGGATTGCTCAAGCCTGGGGGAAAAGTATGTATGCTGGAACCAGTTTATTCAGGCGGTCTTCCAGAAGAAATACTGCAGGAATACAAAAGTTTTTATGGATTTAAGTCACTTTTAAGTGAAAATGAATGGAAGAAGCTGTTTTCCAAATATCAGTTCACGAGCAAAGATATTTTATACGGTGAAGATATTACAGGGGAACCTGAAGAGGAGGGTACTATTCCGGAATTTGTGCTCGACATGCAGCTTCAGCAAGAACACATTGAAACACTGGAGAAACATATGGAGCTGACAAATAAATATCTTGCGTATTTTGATTATGCCTATTTTATCTTTGAGAAAGGTTAA